From one Sphingomonas xanthus genomic stretch:
- the prfA gene encoding peptide chain release factor 1: MKAISLDRIVSIETKKNDLAEAMAAPDLAPEDFVRLSKEYAQIEPVAAAAREVRRLRAELEVLTGLAADSSAEAELKEMAAIEAEEIRAKLPLAERALAVKLLPKDSADERAAMLEVRAGTGGDEAALFAGNLLRMYQRFAEEQGWKFELISASASDVGGYKEAVASIAGAGVFAKLKFESGVHRVQRVPATESGGRIHTSAATVAVLPEAEDVDVQIDDKDLRIDVYRSSGPGGQSVNTTDSAVRITHLPTGLVVIQQDEKSQHKNKAKALKVLRTRLFELERERLASERAGARRSMVGSGDRSERIRTYNFPQGRVTDHRINLTLHKLDAILEGPGLAELVEALVAEDEAQRLAGLEQA; encoded by the coding sequence ATGAAGGCGATCAGTCTCGATCGCATTGTGTCGATCGAGACCAAGAAAAATGACCTGGCCGAAGCCATGGCCGCGCCTGACCTCGCGCCGGAAGATTTCGTCCGGCTGAGCAAGGAATATGCTCAGATCGAGCCGGTCGCCGCGGCCGCGCGCGAAGTCCGCCGCCTCCGGGCCGAGCTAGAAGTGCTGACCGGCCTCGCAGCCGATTCCAGCGCAGAAGCGGAACTCAAGGAGATGGCGGCGATAGAGGCCGAGGAGATCAGGGCAAAGCTTCCGCTCGCCGAGCGTGCGCTGGCGGTGAAGCTTCTCCCCAAGGATTCGGCCGACGAGCGTGCGGCGATGCTTGAGGTGCGCGCCGGGACCGGCGGCGACGAGGCCGCGCTGTTCGCGGGCAATTTGCTGCGCATGTACCAGCGCTTCGCCGAAGAGCAGGGCTGGAAGTTCGAACTGATCAGCGCTTCGGCCAGCGATGTCGGCGGGTATAAGGAGGCGGTCGCGTCGATTGCCGGGGCGGGCGTGTTCGCTAAGCTCAAATTCGAAAGCGGCGTTCACCGGGTTCAACGCGTTCCTGCAACTGAGAGCGGGGGGCGAATCCACACGTCGGCCGCAACCGTTGCGGTGCTTCCGGAAGCCGAGGACGTCGACGTGCAGATCGACGACAAGGATCTGCGGATCGACGTGTATCGATCGTCGGGGCCGGGCGGCCAGTCGGTCAACACCACCGACAGCGCGGTGCGCATCACCCACTTGCCGACCGGGCTGGTCGTCATCCAGCAGGACGAAAAGTCGCAGCACAAGAACAAGGCAAAGGCGCTGAAGGTGCTGCGCACCCGCCTGTTCGAGCTTGAGCGCGAGCGGCTTGCGTCGGAACGCGCCGGCGCGCGCCGGTCGATGGTCGGATCGGGCGATCGTTCGGAACGGATCCGCACCTATAATTTTCCGCAGGGACGCGTGACTGACCACCGGATCAACCTGACGCTGCACAAGCTCGATGCTATCCTTGAAGGTCCGGGGTTGGCCGAACTGGTCGAGGCGCTGGTCGCCGAGGACGAGGCGCAGCGCCTGGCCGGGCTCGAGCAGGCGTGA
- a CDS encoding porin has translation MKTNSIVRALLASSALLISHTAHAQETGAEPDTSDAVADSTIANAQGLDEAQAQIALLKAQVEALQESIAQIQSAQAKATPSWKGAPQLEDKAAGWTFKPRGRIQYDVGAVNNPNDAIVTRNLGFNTRARRIRLGAEGTIPGGFGYKAEMDFAGGSVGFGDVILTYSPANAPFTVAIGNQETNNGLEQQSSSRFSSFIERAAFDDAFINTRRIGINLGYVAKSNELRLNAGLWAAHSIDSSFDDDGWIGAARAVYSPLVGGNQLHFGANYQHREFQSNNGTTASSSSGRPSTNQLARYRARPFSQLTDVRFVDTGNFAAKSDDIIGLEAAGIFKSLHVAAEGQYLTANAYNAFDAIAVDDPDDVLDLFGSATQYVPDGNPSFWGGYFEVGYFLTGETRGYKNGTWDRTKVLKPLSKGGSGAFQLIGRIDYLDLASNKLKNGCTNNFVTGLSCTSSSSQLAKGGSQLGFLAGITWIPEDYMRVLINYSHASIEGGPFAASVKPDSAKPIDQRRYGVDTVQARFQIDF, from the coding sequence ATGAAGACGAATTCCATCGTCCGGGCGTTGCTGGCCAGCAGCGCCTTGCTGATCAGCCACACTGCTCATGCGCAAGAGACTGGCGCAGAGCCAGATACGTCAGACGCCGTCGCGGATTCGACGATCGCCAATGCCCAAGGACTTGATGAAGCACAGGCACAGATCGCGTTACTGAAGGCACAGGTCGAAGCGCTCCAGGAATCAATTGCTCAGATCCAGAGTGCCCAGGCGAAGGCGACGCCGAGCTGGAAAGGCGCTCCTCAGCTCGAGGACAAGGCCGCCGGTTGGACCTTCAAGCCGCGCGGCCGTATTCAGTACGACGTGGGCGCGGTTAACAACCCGAATGACGCAATCGTCACGCGCAACCTCGGGTTCAACACTCGCGCACGCCGCATCCGGCTCGGTGCGGAAGGCACCATTCCCGGCGGGTTCGGCTACAAGGCGGAAATGGATTTTGCCGGCGGCAGTGTCGGCTTTGGCGACGTCATCCTGACATATTCGCCAGCCAATGCGCCGTTCACCGTCGCGATCGGCAACCAGGAGACCAATAACGGCCTGGAACAGCAGTCGAGCTCGCGCTTCTCCAGCTTTATCGAACGCGCTGCATTTGACGATGCCTTCATCAACACGCGCCGCATCGGTATTAATCTAGGCTATGTAGCCAAGTCGAACGAACTCAGGCTGAATGCCGGTCTTTGGGCAGCCCATTCGATCGACAGCAGTTTCGACGACGACGGCTGGATCGGGGCCGCACGCGCTGTCTACTCGCCGCTGGTCGGCGGCAACCAGCTGCACTTCGGCGCCAATTACCAGCACCGGGAATTCCAATCCAATAACGGCACTACGGCATCGTCGTCGTCGGGCCGGCCGTCCACCAACCAGCTAGCCCGCTACCGAGCCCGTCCATTCAGCCAGCTGACGGACGTCCGATTTGTCGATACCGGCAATTTCGCGGCCAAGAGCGACGACATCATCGGGCTGGAAGCCGCGGGGATCTTCAAGTCGCTGCATGTCGCGGCCGAGGGACAGTATCTAACAGCAAACGCCTATAACGCCTTCGACGCGATTGCCGTTGATGATCCGGACGACGTGCTCGACCTGTTCGGTTCTGCAACGCAATATGTCCCCGACGGAAACCCGAGCTTCTGGGGTGGCTATTTCGAGGTTGGCTATTTCCTGACCGGAGAAACGCGCGGCTACAAAAACGGAACTTGGGATCGGACGAAGGTCCTCAAACCGCTCAGCAAGGGCGGATCGGGGGCGTTCCAGCTTATCGGCCGCATCGACTATCTCGATCTGGCGTCCAACAAGCTCAAGAATGGCTGCACCAACAATTTCGTGACTGGTTTGAGCTGCACCAGCTCGTCATCGCAGCTTGCGAAAGGCGGAAGCCAACTCGGGTTCCTCGCGGGCATAACCTGGATCCCCGAGGATTATATGCGGGTGCTGATCAACTACTCGCATGCCTCCATCGAAGGTGGCCCGTTTGCGGCGTCCGTCAAGCCCGATTCGGCCAAGCCGATCGACCAGCGACGCTACGGCGTCGACACCGTTCAGGCCCGCTTCCAGATCGATTTCTAG
- a CDS encoding substrate-binding domain-containing protein: protein MLAVALSTTSAAADARSLRAVGSSTVYPFAKLAAERVARANPRLGTPIIESTGTGAGFKLFCAGIGERFPDISNASRRMKASEAKLCASNGVKDVTEIQIGLDGVAVATAKGTPLVGLTQRDLYMAIAKTPFGKPNRSKTWKDVNARLPALPIRVYGPPPTSGTRDALGELLLTPACEANAGVAALKKSNEAKFKAICTAVREDGAYIEAGENDNLIVQKLAGNPGTLGLFGYSFLEENGSKLKGVSINGVAPTYQTISSFQYPGARPLYIYVKNAHAPAIPAIRAFVAEITKESAVGPKGYMVSHGLVVAPAPVRARPQRAARTLTPVKFAELK from the coding sequence ATGCTTGCCGTGGCACTCTCCACCACATCTGCCGCGGCCGACGCTCGCAGCCTGCGCGCGGTTGGCAGTTCGACTGTTTACCCCTTCGCCAAACTTGCCGCGGAACGAGTCGCGAGGGCGAATCCCAGGCTGGGTACGCCGATCATCGAATCGACCGGCACCGGAGCGGGCTTTAAACTCTTCTGTGCCGGTATTGGCGAACGCTTCCCCGACATTTCCAATGCTTCGCGACGCATGAAGGCCTCTGAAGCCAAGCTTTGCGCCAGCAACGGTGTGAAAGATGTCACCGAAATCCAGATCGGCCTCGATGGCGTGGCGGTGGCGACTGCCAAGGGCACTCCGCTTGTGGGGCTTACCCAACGCGACCTCTATATGGCGATCGCCAAGACACCTTTCGGAAAGCCAAACCGGTCAAAGACGTGGAAGGATGTCAATGCGAGGCTCCCGGCCTTGCCGATTCGCGTTTACGGCCCGCCCCCAACGTCGGGCACGCGCGATGCGCTGGGCGAATTGTTACTGACGCCTGCATGCGAAGCCAATGCCGGTGTCGCAGCTCTCAAAAAGTCGAATGAAGCGAAGTTCAAGGCGATTTGCACCGCAGTGCGCGAAGACGGTGCCTACATCGAGGCCGGCGAGAACGACAATCTGATCGTCCAGAAGCTGGCAGGCAATCCGGGCACCCTAGGATTGTTCGGCTACAGTTTCCTCGAGGAAAATGGCTCGAAGTTGAAAGGCGTCTCCATCAATGGAGTCGCTCCGACCTACCAGACCATCTCGTCGTTCCAGTATCCGGGCGCGCGGCCGCTTTATATTTATGTGAAGAATGCCCACGCGCCCGCCATTCCGGCCATTCGCGCGTTCGTTGCCGAGATCACCAAGGAAAGCGCGGTCGGGCCCAAGGGCTATATGGTGTCTCATGGCCTAGTTGTAGCGCCCGCACCGGTCCGGGCTCGTCCACAACGGGCAGCGCGGACTTTGACCCCGGTCAAGTTTGCCGAGCTGAAGTAG
- a CDS encoding DUF4167 domain-containing protein — protein MINNRQGGRRRGRGGQRPQGMTGNAGGNRQDNRQRGNAAQLLEKYKSLARDAQLAGDRVQTEYYLQYADHYFRVLEETRSRYEEQQSNRRRRDDDDDDIDGDDEVSADNDGDDDGEGDTRQRRPRSRERFERGDRPERPDRQRANGARRDAEKDDDGDEKIAVGVLPPAIGTDDSDEPEAPKPRRRTRKPAAGAGSDEASIA, from the coding sequence TTGATCAATAATCGTCAGGGCGGCCGCCGGCGTGGCCGCGGTGGACAGCGTCCCCAAGGGATGACTGGCAATGCAGGCGGCAATCGCCAGGATAACCGGCAGCGTGGAAACGCCGCCCAGCTCCTTGAGAAATACAAGAGCCTGGCGCGCGACGCGCAGCTCGCCGGTGACCGCGTCCAGACCGAATATTATCTCCAGTATGCGGATCATTATTTCCGCGTCCTCGAGGAGACCCGGTCGCGCTACGAGGAACAGCAGTCGAATCGCCGCCGCCGCGACGATGATGACGATGACATCGACGGCGACGACGAGGTCAGCGCCGACAATGATGGTGATGATGACGGCGAGGGTGACACCCGCCAGCGCCGCCCGCGCAGCCGAGAACGGTTCGAACGCGGCGACCGCCCAGAACGTCCCGACCGGCAGCGAGCCAATGGCGCGCGCCGTGATGCCGAAAAGGATGACGACGGCGACGAGAAGATCGCGGTCGGGGTTCTGCCACCGGCAATCGGTACCGACGATAGCGATGAGCCCGAAGCTCCCAAGCCGCGCCGCAGGACCCGTAAGCCGGCAGCCGGAGCGGGAAGCGACGAGGCGTCCATCGCCTGA
- the hisS gene encoding histidine--tRNA ligase, with protein MSSTPQSVRGMQSLLGEEADRFHEVVAAFDRVRRLYGFRRVKVPVLEQTQVFARTMGETTDVVSKEMYSFEDKGGEQVTLRPEFTAGIARAFLSEGWQQHIPLKVATHGPAFRYERPQKGRFRQFHQLDAEIIGPAEPQADIELLAFADQLLKELGLGETAILKLNTLGDPATRAAWRNALHEHFAANVAALSEDSRTRLDRNPLRILDSKAHQDWPIVDSAPTIDEFLTAEAAEFFGELTEGLDRAGVRWERAPRLVRGLDYYRHTAFEFITDTLGAQGTVLAGGRYDGLIETLGGPHTPAVGWAAGIERLAMMIDAPQPERPDAAIVPMGEAAERRAAILIADLRRAGIAADLGLRGNMKKRMQRANASGARFAIIIGDSELEAGEAQLKDLASGEQRAVAFDLLASEIGR; from the coding sequence ATGAGTTCCACGCCGCAGTCCGTTCGGGGCATGCAAAGCCTGCTGGGAGAAGAGGCTGACCGCTTCCATGAAGTGGTCGCCGCCTTCGATCGCGTCCGCCGTCTTTACGGCTTCCGTCGGGTCAAAGTGCCTGTGCTGGAGCAAACCCAGGTGTTCGCCAGGACGATGGGCGAGACGACGGACGTCGTGTCGAAGGAAATGTACAGCTTCGAGGACAAAGGCGGGGAGCAGGTCACCCTTCGCCCGGAATTCACGGCCGGGATCGCCCGCGCATTCCTGAGCGAGGGCTGGCAGCAGCATATTCCGCTAAAGGTCGCGACCCATGGACCGGCGTTCCGCTACGAGCGGCCGCAGAAGGGCCGCTTTCGCCAATTCCACCAGCTCGATGCGGAGATTATCGGCCCGGCCGAGCCACAGGCCGATATCGAACTGCTCGCCTTCGCCGACCAGCTGCTGAAGGAGCTCGGCCTTGGCGAGACTGCGATCCTCAAGCTCAACACACTGGGCGATCCGGCGACGCGGGCGGCGTGGCGCAATGCATTGCATGAACATTTCGCCGCCAATGTCGCGGCTCTAAGCGAGGACAGCAGGACCCGGCTGGATCGGAACCCCCTTCGGATTCTCGACAGTAAGGCGCACCAGGACTGGCCAATCGTCGACAGCGCGCCGACCATTGACGAATTTCTGACTGCCGAGGCGGCGGAATTTTTCGGCGAGCTGACCGAAGGCCTCGATCGCGCCGGCGTGCGCTGGGAACGGGCGCCACGGCTGGTGCGCGGGCTCGATTATTATCGCCATACCGCCTTCGAATTCATCACCGACACGCTTGGCGCCCAAGGCACGGTGCTTGCTGGTGGTCGCTATGACGGGCTGATCGAGACCTTGGGGGGGCCGCACACGCCGGCGGTCGGCTGGGCTGCGGGGATCGAGCGGCTAGCGATGATGATCGACGCGCCGCAACCGGAGCGACCGGACGCCGCCATCGTGCCGATGGGCGAGGCGGCCGAGCGACGCGCCGCGATTCTGATCGCCGACCTGCGCCGCGCGGGCATTGCCGCGGATCTGGGGCTCAGGGGCAATATGAAGAAGCGGATGCAGCGGGCGAATGCCTCGGGCGCGCGCTTCGCGATCATCATCGGCGACAGCGAATTGGAAGCTGGCGAAGCGCAGCTCAAGGATCTGGCGAGCGGCGAGCAGCGCGCCGTCGCGTTCGACCTGCTGGCGTCGGAGATCGGACGATGA
- the prmC gene encoding peptide chain release factor N(5)-glutamine methyltransferase — MTSIPRALGRATEMLTSSSDTPRLDAELLMAAALGIERDALLLNDPRGRAPPNFMPLVERRRLGEPVAYILGRRAFWTIDLEVGPGVLVPRPDSETLIAAAFDHFAGSKGPETILDLGTGPGTLLLAALDQWPDASGLGIDSSPIALDYAARNARRLGLAGRITLKQGDWAAGISQRFDLLLCNPPYIATGAETGPGVAAFEPAEALFAGPDGLDDYRRLAPQIARLLAPGGLAVIEIGFDQADSAARLFAAEGLQPRLVYDLAGRPRALLI; from the coding sequence GTGACCAGCATCCCGCGCGCATTAGGGCGCGCGACGGAAATGCTCACTTCCAGTAGCGACACGCCCCGGCTCGACGCCGAACTACTGATGGCGGCTGCGCTCGGGATCGAACGCGACGCTTTGCTGCTCAACGATCCCCGAGGACGGGCTCCGCCCAATTTCATGCCCTTGGTGGAACGGCGCCGATTGGGCGAACCGGTTGCATATATCCTCGGCCGGCGTGCCTTTTGGACGATCGACCTTGAGGTAGGGCCGGGCGTGCTCGTCCCGCGGCCCGACAGTGAAACATTGATCGCCGCGGCTTTTGACCATTTCGCAGGCAGCAAGGGGCCGGAAACAATCCTCGACCTTGGCACCGGGCCGGGCACGCTGCTGCTTGCGGCGCTCGACCAGTGGCCTGATGCGTCCGGCTTGGGCATCGATTCCTCGCCGATCGCGCTCGACTATGCAGCGCGCAACGCCCGGCGACTCGGCTTGGCTGGCCGGATCACCTTGAAGCAGGGAGACTGGGCGGCAGGGATCAGCCAGCGATTCGATCTGCTGCTTTGCAATCCTCCCTATATCGCTACCGGCGCCGAAACGGGCCCTGGAGTCGCGGCCTTCGAACCGGCCGAAGCGCTGTTCGCCGGGCCGGATGGGCTCGATGATTATCGCCGCCTTGCACCCCAGATCGCCCGGTTGCTGGCGCCCGGTGGACTGGCGGTGATCGAAATCGGTTTCGACCAGGCCGATAGTGCGGCCAGGCTGTTCGCCGCGGAGGGGCTTCAACCGCGCCTGGTTTACGACCTTGCCGGGCGGCCTCGGGCGCTGCTGATTTAG
- a CDS encoding acyl-CoA thioesterase yields the protein MTVDHRNPVLRVVPGPTDINANGHIFGGWVLSQMDIAAGIVASRRAGGSVATVAIEKMEFIEPIHLRDVISVFAEVDRVGRTSMAIRIEVVATRDRGRTEKKVTEAIFTFVALDEQHRPRPVDQGE from the coding sequence ATGACCGTTGATCACAGGAACCCGGTTCTGCGGGTTGTACCGGGTCCAACCGACATCAATGCCAATGGCCATATCTTCGGCGGCTGGGTCTTAAGCCAGATGGACATTGCCGCGGGCATCGTCGCGTCGCGCCGGGCCGGCGGGTCCGTCGCCACGGTCGCGATCGAGAAGATGGAGTTCATCGAGCCCATCCACCTGCGCGACGTGATCAGCGTCTTCGCCGAGGTGGACCGGGTCGGCAGGACGTCGATGGCAATCCGGATCGAGGTCGTCGCGACGCGCGATCGCGGACGGACCGAGAAGAAGGTAACCGAGGCGATCTTCACCTTCGTCGCGCTGGATGAACAGCACCGACCGCGTCCGGTGGACCAGGGCGAATAA
- a CDS encoding CBS domain-containing protein — MTIAVILSNKGSEVVSVPARAPVREAVTLLSQRGIGAAPVLDEGRILGIFSERDLVKNIADHGSICLDWPVERIMSSPAVTIDPSTDVLAALATMTKRRIRHLPVVESGQIRGIVSIGDLVKFRIERIEAEAEALRTYIQSA, encoded by the coding sequence ATGACCATCGCGGTAATCCTTTCCAACAAGGGCAGCGAGGTCGTCAGTGTTCCCGCGCGCGCGCCCGTACGCGAAGCAGTTACGCTGCTGTCGCAACGCGGGATCGGCGCAGCGCCGGTCCTCGACGAGGGCCGGATCCTCGGAATCTTCTCTGAACGCGACCTTGTGAAGAACATCGCCGACCATGGCTCGATCTGCCTTGACTGGCCGGTCGAGCGAATCATGAGCTCGCCGGCAGTAACGATCGATCCTTCGACCGACGTGCTTGCGGCGCTGGCGACGATGACCAAGCGGCGGATTCGCCATCTGCCGGTGGTAGAATCGGGCCAGATTCGGGGAATCGTGTCGATTGGCGACCTGGTGAAGTTCAGGATTGAGCGGATCGAGGCCGAGGCGGAAGCGCTGCGAACCTACATCCAATCCGCATAA